In Synechococcus sp. RS9909, one genomic interval encodes:
- a CDS encoding TldD/PmbA family protein yields the protein MVGLDPQRSPIQAQLEHLLTEGRRAGADLVEVFLERTDHIGVLAEQDRITSVSPSFSMGAGIRVFKGGRDGFVSTDDLGDVGLLKALDQALAMLGLERSALASAARFEGLQPLRDFAAVKHDWLQRSPDLRTSTDRLLEGTALLERLGQHLEVRRGSYARDWQEVLVAASDGTFARDIRLHQSSGLSVLAADGDHRASIGRRYGSSDRPDDLREWDLKASAAEVCQSAATMLRADYVDGGQMPVVLANRFGGVIFHEACGHLLETTQVERGTTPFADKVGELIAHPAVTAIDEGLSAGAFGSLSMDDEGMEAQRTVLIENGVLQRFLSDRAGEMRTGHARTGSGRRQNHGFAAASRMRNTYIAAGPHKPEDLIASIDQGLYCKSMGGGSVGPTGQFNFSVEEGYLIENGKLGKPVKGATLIGEAKEVMPRISMCADDLDLAAGFCGSVSGSIYVTVGQPHVKVESITVGGR from the coding sequence GTGGTTGGCCTGGATCCGCAACGCAGCCCGATTCAGGCCCAGCTCGAACACCTCCTCACCGAGGGGCGACGGGCTGGTGCTGATCTTGTTGAGGTGTTCCTCGAACGCACCGATCACATCGGCGTTCTGGCAGAACAGGATCGGATCACCAGCGTCAGCCCCTCCTTTTCGATGGGGGCCGGAATCCGGGTCTTCAAGGGAGGTCGCGACGGATTCGTGAGCACCGACGATCTCGGCGACGTGGGTCTGCTCAAAGCGCTGGATCAGGCGCTGGCGATGTTGGGGCTCGAGCGTTCCGCTCTGGCCTCCGCTGCCAGGTTTGAAGGCCTCCAGCCCTTGCGTGATTTCGCTGCTGTCAAGCACGACTGGTTGCAGCGATCTCCCGATCTGCGCACGAGCACCGATCGCCTGCTCGAGGGCACCGCTTTGCTGGAGCGCCTCGGACAGCACCTGGAGGTGCGCCGCGGCAGTTACGCGCGCGACTGGCAGGAGGTGCTCGTCGCCGCCAGTGATGGCACCTTTGCCCGCGACATCCGCCTGCATCAGTCCAGTGGCCTGAGCGTGCTCGCCGCCGATGGCGACCATCGCGCCAGTATCGGTCGCCGTTATGGCTCTTCGGATCGGCCCGACGATCTGCGCGAGTGGGACCTGAAAGCTTCGGCTGCGGAGGTGTGTCAGAGCGCCGCCACGATGTTGCGCGCCGACTACGTCGACGGAGGCCAGATGCCTGTGGTCTTGGCCAATCGCTTCGGCGGCGTGATCTTCCATGAGGCCTGCGGCCACTTGCTCGAAACCACCCAGGTGGAGCGCGGCACCACCCCCTTCGCAGACAAGGTGGGTGAGCTGATCGCCCACCCGGCTGTCACCGCGATCGATGAGGGCCTCAGTGCCGGCGCCTTCGGCTCCCTCTCCATGGATGACGAGGGGATGGAAGCGCAGCGCACCGTGTTGATTGAAAACGGGGTGTTGCAACGGTTCCTCAGTGACCGAGCCGGCGAGATGCGCACCGGCCATGCCCGCACCGGCAGTGGCAGGCGCCAGAACCACGGCTTTGCTGCCGCCAGCCGGATGCGCAACACCTACATCGCCGCCGGTCCCCACAAGCCTGAGGATCTGATCGCCTCGATCGACCAGGGGCTTTATTGCAAGTCGATGGGGGGCGGCAGCGTCGGCCCGACGGGCCAGTTCAATTTCTCTGTGGAGGAGGGTTACTTGATTGAGAACGGCAAGCTGGGCAAGCCGGTGAAGGGGGCGACCCTGATCGGTGAGGCCAAGGAGGTGATGCCACGCATCTCCATGTGCGCCGATGATCTCGATCTGGCGGCGGGATTCTGCGGCTCCGTGAGCGGCAGCATTTATGTCACCGTCGGTCAGCCCCACGTCAAGGTGGAGTCCATCACCGTCGGAGGCCGCTGA
- a CDS encoding flavin prenyltransferase UbiX, with product MTLTSESRQDPPYVLAVTGASAQPLAERSLQLLLRKGRQVHLILSRGAHEVWTAETGVSIPVDPEQQQRFWRERLAVDTGALTCHRWNNQAASIASGSVRTRGMVIVPCSMGTVGRIAAGIATDLVERCADVHLKEGRPLVIAPREMPWNLIHLRNLTTLAEAGARIAPPIPAWYTQPKSLDDMVDFLVVRLFDGLDEDLAPLQRWGDSDPR from the coding sequence ATGACGCTGACGTCTGAATCCCGCCAGGACCCTCCTTATGTGCTGGCGGTGACCGGGGCCTCGGCCCAGCCGCTGGCCGAGCGCTCCCTGCAGCTGTTGTTGCGCAAGGGCCGCCAGGTGCATCTGATTCTGAGTCGCGGTGCCCATGAGGTGTGGACTGCGGAAACCGGGGTGAGCATTCCTGTCGATCCCGAGCAGCAGCAACGGTTCTGGCGTGAGCGTCTTGCCGTGGACACCGGCGCTCTCACCTGTCATCGCTGGAACAACCAGGCCGCGAGTATTGCCAGCGGCAGCGTGCGCACCCGGGGCATGGTGATCGTGCCCTGCAGCATGGGAACGGTGGGCCGGATCGCCGCCGGGATCGCCACCGATTTGGTGGAACGCTGCGCTGATGTGCATCTCAAGGAGGGGCGCCCCCTGGTGATCGCCCCACGCGAGATGCCCTGGAATCTCATCCATCTGCGCAATCTCACCACCCTGGCGGAGGCCGGGGCGAGGATTGCCCCACCGATCCCGGCCTGGTACACCCAACCGAAGAGCCTCGACGACATGGTGGATTTCCTGGTGGTGCGCCTGTTCGATGGGCTGGATGAGGATCTGGCGCCGCTGCAGCGCTGGGGCGACAGCGACCCGCGATGA
- a CDS encoding DUF475 domain-containing protein, with translation MDSAALPSLTPLLDGVDRWGELLPLLPVLVALELILSADNAIALAAIARQQNDQHREQRALNIGIALAFVLRIGLILMAQWVLAFQPLQWLAGAYLLWLFFSHWRQTHSGDPLITSQASASPGPGSGAAGGLVTPGMARTVLALALTDLAFSIDSVAAAVAISDQLLLVISGALIGVIALRFTAGLFVRWLELYPRLETAGYTAVGFVGLKLILGLLLPGWPLPEWFTLVVVASLVLWGFSRRTMALVEEP, from the coding sequence ATGGATTCCGCCGCCCTTCCCTCGCTCACGCCCCTGCTCGATGGCGTCGATCGCTGGGGAGAGCTGCTTCCCCTGCTCCCGGTGCTCGTGGCGCTGGAGCTGATTCTCTCGGCCGACAACGCCATTGCCCTGGCGGCGATCGCCAGGCAACAGAACGATCAGCATCGGGAACAACGGGCCCTGAACATCGGCATCGCGCTCGCCTTTGTGCTGCGCATCGGTCTGATCCTGATGGCCCAATGGGTGCTCGCCTTCCAGCCCCTGCAATGGCTGGCCGGGGCCTACCTGCTCTGGTTGTTCTTCAGCCACTGGCGCCAGACCCACTCCGGCGATCCACTCATCACCAGCCAGGCCAGTGCAAGCCCAGGCCCTGGCAGCGGCGCCGCAGGAGGGCTGGTCACACCGGGCATGGCCCGCACCGTGCTGGCCCTGGCCCTCACCGACCTGGCCTTCTCGATCGACAGTGTTGCGGCCGCCGTGGCGATCAGCGACCAGCTGCTGCTGGTGATCAGTGGTGCCCTGATCGGTGTGATCGCCCTGCGCTTCACCGCCGGGCTGTTCGTGCGCTGGCTCGAGCTCTACCCCCGCCTGGAGACGGCGGGTTACACCGCCGTGGGATTCGTGGGGCTGAAACTGATCCTGGGCCTGCTTCTGCCCGGTTGGCCCCTGCCCGAATGGTTCACGCTGGTGGTGGTGGCGAGCCTGGTGCTCTGGGGCTTCTCCCGGCGCACCATGGCCCTGGTGGAGGAACCCTGA
- a CDS encoding DEAD/DEAH box helicase: MAAAQTGTGKTAGFTLPMLERLCHGARAGRRQIRALVLTPTRELAAQVLDNVRQYSCHLPLRSEVVFGGVKINPQIQRLAQGVDVLVATPGRLLDLHQQGAVRFEAVECLVLDEADRMLDMGFIHDIRRLLSRLPERRQTLLFSATFSAPIRKLAQGMLHHPLQIQVAPANQTARSVEQTVHPCDMGRKAALLTHLIRSEDWQQVLVFSRTKHGANKVADQLNQEGLVAAAIHGNKSQGARTRALQGFKDGSVRVLVATDIAARGIDIQQLPHVVNLDLPNVAEDYVHRIGRTGRAGESGHAISLVAAEEALLLKAIERLTGEALPRVEIQGFEPTVLSAPPLDLSGGRGRRSPQGRNGQGRNSQSRNSQSRNSQSRSSHQPRRSPGRA; encoded by the coding sequence ATGGCGGCAGCGCAGACAGGCACGGGAAAAACAGCCGGGTTCACCCTGCCCATGCTCGAGAGGCTCTGCCATGGCGCTCGCGCCGGGCGACGCCAGATCCGCGCCCTGGTGCTCACGCCGACCCGGGAACTGGCGGCTCAGGTGCTCGACAACGTGCGGCAATACAGCTGCCATCTGCCCCTGCGCAGTGAGGTGGTGTTCGGTGGCGTGAAGATCAATCCCCAGATCCAGCGCCTCGCCCAGGGAGTCGATGTGCTGGTCGCCACCCCCGGGCGCCTGCTCGATCTGCACCAGCAGGGGGCGGTGCGTTTTGAGGCGGTGGAGTGCCTGGTGCTGGATGAGGCCGACCGGATGCTCGACATGGGCTTCATCCACGACATCCGTCGTCTGCTGTCGCGCCTTCCCGAACGGCGCCAGACCCTGCTGTTTTCCGCCACCTTCAGCGCCCCGATTCGCAAATTGGCGCAGGGGATGCTGCATCACCCCCTCCAGATCCAGGTGGCGCCGGCGAACCAGACCGCCCGCTCCGTCGAACAGACGGTGCACCCCTGCGACATGGGCCGCAAAGCCGCCCTGCTCACACACCTGATTCGATCGGAAGACTGGCAGCAGGTGCTGGTGTTCTCACGCACGAAACACGGTGCCAACAAGGTGGCCGACCAACTCAACCAGGAGGGCCTGGTCGCCGCGGCGATCCATGGCAACAAAAGTCAAGGCGCCCGCACCAGGGCCCTTCAGGGGTTCAAGGACGGGTCCGTGCGCGTGCTCGTCGCCACCGACATCGCGGCGCGGGGCATCGACATCCAACAGCTCCCCCATGTGGTGAACCTGGATCTGCCCAATGTGGCGGAAGACTATGTGCATCGAATCGGCCGCACGGGTCGCGCCGGTGAAAGCGGCCATGCCATTTCTCTGGTGGCTGCGGAGGAAGCCCTGCTGCTGAAAGCGATCGAACGGCTCACCGGTGAGGCCCTGCCCCGGGTGGAGATTCAGGGCTTCGAGCCGACGGTGCTCAGCGCCCCACCGCTCGATCTCAGTGGTGGCCGGGGCCGCCGCAGCCCCCAGGGCCGCAATGGGCAGGGACGCAACAGTCAGTCGCGTAACAGCCAGTCGCGTAACAGCCAGTCGCGCAGCAGTCATCAGCCGAGGCGGTCACCGGGCCGAGCCTGA
- a CDS encoding TldD/PmbA family protein has protein sequence MTSSAQTAQAELQPIDVAALRDHLQSYASREGIRQWDLGASRSTSASVQVDRGEAKQLKAAQRSSITVRVWNDQGLVGITSCTDLSPAGLERALAGAREASAFGNSEEIPAFSPLAKAPTPELERPLQPARGIQSLLHTLKDAERQLLARHSAMDTVPYNGLSEGCSERLYLNSEGALRQMQRTQASLYLYARAEEAGRKPRSGGAVRLALGSDQLDVAGCIDEAANRTISHLAYQPIPTGRYLVCFTPEAFLDLLGAFSSMLNARAVLDGVSLSKAESIGEQVAVPFLSLHDNGLHPGHVGAAPFDGEGTPTRRLSLIEQGRLVGFLHSEATARHFGVAPTGHAGLGAKVSVGPDWFEVGTSDGMSSGNSHLHHARSTDTFVLIEGLNALHAGVKASQGAFSLPFDGWLVQGGERISVESATVAGDIRELLKAIVHLEEPVVTHQGVSPHVWVEGLAITGDA, from the coding sequence ATGACATCTTCAGCTCAGACCGCTCAGGCGGAGTTGCAACCGATTGATGTCGCCGCCCTGCGCGACCACCTGCAGAGCTACGCCAGCCGGGAGGGGATTCGCCAATGGGATCTCGGCGCCAGTCGCAGCACCAGCGCCTCGGTGCAGGTGGATCGCGGTGAGGCCAAACAGCTCAAGGCGGCCCAGCGCAGTTCGATCACGGTGCGGGTCTGGAACGACCAAGGCTTGGTCGGCATCACCAGCTGCACGGATCTGTCTCCCGCTGGGCTGGAACGGGCCCTCGCCGGCGCACGGGAGGCGAGCGCCTTCGGCAACAGCGAGGAGATTCCCGCCTTCTCCCCCCTCGCCAAGGCGCCCACGCCCGAGCTGGAGCGTCCGCTGCAACCGGCCCGCGGCATTCAGTCGCTTCTGCACACGCTCAAGGATGCGGAACGGCAGCTGCTGGCGCGCCACAGCGCCATGGACACCGTTCCCTACAACGGCCTCAGTGAGGGGTGCAGCGAGCGCCTCTATCTCAACAGTGAGGGGGCCCTGCGTCAGATGCAGCGCACCCAGGCCAGCCTGTACCTCTATGCCCGGGCGGAGGAGGCTGGCCGCAAGCCGCGCAGCGGTGGTGCCGTGCGCCTCGCCCTCGGCAGCGATCAGCTCGATGTGGCCGGTTGCATCGATGAAGCGGCCAACCGCACCATCAGTCATCTCGCTTACCAACCGATCCCCACCGGCCGCTATCTGGTCTGTTTCACCCCTGAGGCTTTTCTGGATCTGCTCGGAGCCTTCAGCAGCATGCTCAATGCCCGGGCGGTGCTCGATGGTGTCAGTCTCAGCAAGGCGGAGTCGATCGGTGAGCAGGTGGCCGTGCCCTTTCTCTCCCTTCACGACAACGGGCTCCATCCCGGTCATGTCGGTGCCGCCCCCTTCGATGGCGAGGGCACACCGACCCGGCGGCTCAGTCTGATCGAGCAAGGCCGCCTCGTCGGTTTTCTCCATTCCGAAGCGACGGCGCGTCATTTCGGCGTCGCGCCCACCGGTCATGCCGGCCTGGGTGCCAAGGTTTCGGTCGGCCCGGATTGGTTCGAAGTGGGCACCAGCGATGGCATGAGCAGTGGCAACAGTCATCTGCATCACGCCCGCAGCACCGACACGTTCGTGTTGATCGAAGGCCTCAATGCCCTCCATGCCGGTGTCAAGGCCAGCCAGGGCGCCTTTTCCCTGCCCTTTGATGGTTGGTTGGTGCAGGGGGGCGAACGGATCTCGGTGGAATCGGCCACCGTGGCCGGTGACATCCGCGAGCTGCTCAAGGCGATCGTGCATCTGGAGGAGCCGGTGGTCACCCACCAGGGGGTCAGTCCCCATGTGTGGGTGGAGGGCCTCGCCATCACCGGTGATGCCTGA
- a CDS encoding DUF2996 domain-containing protein encodes MSDTPAAATPKPKPPKLEDKPFAAFIAEDFLPGLRKGLADHGLTPTSLDLIEGERPVVGGSCWMVCGELPPGRRFWLCFNEAAIQSGKTIALADPGTEPSLIESFLIDEKRITLPLLLSRLLQRLNGQKWLGGN; translated from the coding sequence GTGAGCGACACTCCAGCAGCGGCCACGCCCAAGCCCAAGCCTCCGAAGCTGGAGGACAAGCCCTTCGCTGCGTTCATCGCTGAAGATTTTCTGCCTGGTTTGCGCAAGGGCCTCGCCGACCATGGCCTCACCCCCACCAGCCTCGATCTGATCGAGGGGGAACGCCCCGTGGTGGGCGGTTCCTGTTGGATGGTCTGTGGTGAACTTCCTCCCGGCCGGCGCTTCTGGCTTTGCTTCAACGAAGCGGCGATCCAGTCGGGGAAGACGATCGCCCTGGCGGATCCCGGCACCGAACCGAGCCTGATCGAATCGTTTCTGATCGATGAGAAGCGCATCACCCTGCCTCTGCTGCTCTCGCGCCTGTTGCAGCGGCTGAATGGTCAGAAGTGGTTGGGAGGCAACTGA
- a CDS encoding DUF6464 family protein yields the protein MLVELKQAGSERLIDRLDLEEPPHPGRWFEHGERSFLVLQRRHRYTLRSGRYQLSSLVLLVKPERRPADARRWRHGWVIGDPTCKLNALSPLLRCAVMPDGPCERCVHRLER from the coding sequence ATGCTGGTGGAACTGAAGCAGGCGGGGTCGGAACGACTGATCGATCGGCTCGATCTGGAGGAACCTCCCCACCCCGGCCGCTGGTTCGAGCATGGCGAGCGCAGCTTTCTGGTGTTGCAACGGCGCCATCGCTACACCCTGCGTTCCGGCCGTTATCAGCTGAGCAGCCTGGTGCTGCTGGTGAAACCCGAGCGCCGGCCGGCCGATGCCCGCCGCTGGCGGCATGGCTGGGTGATCGGAGACCCCACCTGCAAGCTCAATGCCCTCAGCCCTCTGCTGCGCTGTGCAGTGATGCCCGATGGCCCCTGTGAGCGGTGCGTCCACCGCCTGGAGCGCTGA
- the fmt gene encoding methionyl-tRNA formyltransferase, translating into MKILFWGTPRYAVPSLEALHAAGHTIVAVVTQPDRRRGRGKALQPSPVKERALQLGVPVFTPERIRRDAEMQQQLEALGADLSVVVAFGQILPPEILQQPPLGCWNGHGSLLPRWRGAGPIQWCLLEGDAETGVGIMAMEEGLDTGPVLLERRLGIGLLENAEQLAMRLSVLTAELMVEAMPRIEAAGPGPESERWQRLGLRPQAAEGMTYARMLSKQDAQIDWSASALAIHRQVMGLYPNAVSQWQGKRLKILQTEPLIERLSAQLSSDAREWVGRWPTGGQAPGTVLACPPGLGVVVSSSGCPLLIREAQLEGKARCGGQALMQQLQARPGDRLG; encoded by the coding sequence GTGAAGATCCTGTTCTGGGGAACGCCGCGCTACGCCGTTCCCAGCCTCGAGGCCTTGCATGCAGCCGGGCACACGATCGTGGCGGTGGTGACCCAGCCCGACCGCCGTCGCGGTCGGGGCAAGGCGTTGCAGCCCTCGCCTGTCAAGGAGAGGGCGTTGCAACTGGGTGTGCCCGTGTTCACGCCGGAGCGGATCCGCCGCGATGCGGAGATGCAGCAGCAACTCGAAGCCCTCGGCGCTGATCTCTCCGTGGTGGTGGCGTTCGGCCAGATTCTGCCGCCTGAGATCCTGCAGCAACCGCCGCTGGGCTGTTGGAACGGCCATGGCTCCCTCCTGCCCCGCTGGCGCGGCGCCGGACCGATCCAGTGGTGTCTGCTCGAGGGCGACGCTGAAACCGGCGTCGGCATCATGGCGATGGAGGAAGGCCTCGACACCGGTCCGGTGCTGTTGGAGCGTCGCCTCGGCATTGGGTTGCTGGAGAACGCCGAGCAACTGGCCATGCGCCTGAGCGTGCTGACGGCGGAGCTGATGGTGGAAGCGATGCCTCGCATTGAAGCGGCTGGACCCGGTCCGGAGTCTGAGCGCTGGCAGCGGCTGGGGCTGCGTCCCCAGGCCGCCGAGGGCATGACCTACGCCCGCATGCTCAGCAAGCAGGATGCCCAGATCGACTGGAGTGCCTCAGCTCTGGCGATTCATCGCCAGGTGATGGGGCTGTATCCCAACGCGGTGAGCCAGTGGCAGGGCAAGCGCCTCAAGATTCTCCAGACCGAGCCCCTGATCGAGCGGCTCTCAGCCCAGCTCTCCAGCGATGCCCGGGAGTGGGTGGGGCGCTGGCCCACCGGGGGGCAAGCCCCGGGAACCGTGCTCGCCTGTCCACCCGGTCTTGGGGTGGTGGTCAGCAGCAGTGGCTGTCCGCTCCTGATTCGGGAAGCGCAGCTGGAGGGCAAAGCACGCTGTGGCGGGCAGGCTCTGATGCAGCAACTTCAGGCTCGGCCCGGTGACCGCCTCGGCTGA
- the acsF gene encoding magnesium-protoporphyrin IX monomethyl ester (oxidative) cyclase: MVPPTAVSEAAPSADSAVAIKDPVKDTILTPRFYTTDFEAMAAMDLRPNEAELEAICEEFRKDYNRHHFVRNDDFDGAADKLDPDTRKVFVEFLEQSCTSEFSGFLLYKELSRRIKTKNPLLAECFAHMARDEARHAGFLNKAMSDFGLQLDLGFLTANKKYTFFKPKFIFYATYLSEKIGYWRYITIFRHLEQNPDSKIFPIFNFFENWCQDENRHGDFFDALMKAQPDTVRGFTARLWCRFFLLAVFATMYVRDVARKEFYEALGLDARTYDRVVIDKTNETSARVFPVVLDVKNPRFWDGLEALVSNNAALSAVDESAAPAPLKLLRKLPHWIANGVQMASLFLMAPVRSEAYQPAVR; this comes from the coding sequence ATGGTGCCTCCCACCGCTGTTTCGGAAGCCGCGCCCTCAGCCGATTCCGCCGTTGCCATCAAGGATCCGGTCAAGGACACGATCCTCACGCCCCGGTTCTACACCACCGACTTCGAGGCCATGGCCGCCATGGATCTCCGCCCCAATGAGGCGGAGCTCGAGGCGATCTGTGAAGAATTCCGCAAGGACTACAACCGCCATCATTTCGTCCGCAACGACGACTTTGATGGCGCCGCCGACAAGCTGGATCCCGACACCCGCAAGGTGTTCGTGGAATTCCTGGAGCAGAGCTGCACTTCGGAATTCTCCGGATTTCTGCTCTACAAGGAGCTGAGCCGCCGGATCAAAACCAAGAACCCGCTGCTGGCGGAGTGCTTTGCCCACATGGCCCGGGATGAGGCCCGCCATGCCGGCTTCCTCAACAAAGCGATGAGCGATTTCGGGCTTCAGCTCGATCTCGGCTTTCTCACCGCCAACAAGAAGTACACCTTCTTCAAGCCGAAATTCATCTTCTACGCCACCTATCTCTCGGAGAAGATCGGCTACTGGCGTTACATCACCATCTTCCGCCACCTCGAGCAGAACCCCGATAGCAAGATCTTCCCGATCTTCAATTTCTTCGAGAACTGGTGTCAGGACGAAAACCGTCACGGTGATTTCTTCGATGCCTTGATGAAGGCCCAGCCCGACACCGTGCGTGGGTTCACCGCCCGTCTCTGGTGCCGGTTCTTCCTGCTCGCCGTGTTCGCCACCATGTATGTGCGCGATGTGGCTCGCAAGGAGTTCTACGAAGCCCTTGGCCTTGATGCACGCACCTACGACCGTGTGGTGATCGACAAGACCAACGAAACCTCAGCACGGGTCTTCCCCGTGGTGCTCGACGTGAAGAACCCCCGCTTCTGGGATGGCCTCGAAGCCCTCGTGAGCAACAACGCCGCCCTATCGGCCGTGGATGAAAGCGCTGCGCCTGCACCGCTGAAGCTGCTGCGCAAGCTGCCCCATTGGATCGCCAATGGTGTGCAGATGGCGTCGCTGTTCCTGATGGCACCGGTGCGTAGTGAGGCCTATCAGCCGGCTGTGCGCTGA